In a genomic window of Alteromonas gilva:
- a CDS encoding glycosyltransferase family 2 protein encodes MSATSLAQIAVIIPTRDRVGLLRRAISSVLSQSLLPVEIIIVDSSTNQETLDWYQSLPKEQPTGIHFYAMSHPHGSSGYGPSTTRNFGVIKANANYVAFLDDDDEWVDNHHLARAHSLFTEVPDAEVYLSQQEVIEGNNVASPLRGRGIWLENIDLKSLNDGITQEGVFRLNSIKLLSQGNFSHLNCTIVKKSLFTAVNGFDESIRYEEDKDFYCRILNRTDWVYITEQVSSRHYIPIAKSASTSLTEKEKLLFQLQICNKSLSNDLAPTKRYKVEKSNVLKKLTHVLLSEKKTALASSFALTALATRFSFKWAAYAFFLWLRSKF; translated from the coding sequence ATGAGCGCAACAAGTCTGGCTCAAATTGCGGTAATCATACCAACGAGAGACAGAGTCGGCTTACTCAGGCGAGCTATAAGTTCGGTACTTAGCCAAAGTCTATTACCCGTTGAAATTATTATTGTCGATAGCAGCACCAACCAGGAAACACTGGACTGGTATCAATCTTTACCCAAAGAGCAGCCAACCGGAATACATTTCTATGCGATGTCGCATCCCCATGGCAGTTCAGGATATGGGCCAAGTACCACCCGTAATTTCGGTGTAATTAAAGCCAATGCTAACTACGTAGCCTTCCTTGATGACGATGATGAGTGGGTCGACAATCATCATCTGGCAAGGGCTCATTCGCTATTTACCGAAGTACCGGACGCTGAAGTCTATTTATCTCAGCAAGAAGTTATCGAAGGTAATAATGTAGCAAGTCCGCTCCGAGGGCGCGGTATCTGGCTGGAAAACATCGATCTCAAAAGCTTGAACGACGGTATCACGCAAGAAGGTGTTTTTCGTCTGAACTCGATAAAGCTACTCTCACAGGGTAACTTCAGCCATCTTAATTGTACGATAGTCAAAAAGTCACTGTTTACTGCCGTCAACGGGTTTGATGAATCTATCCGGTATGAAGAAGATAAGGACTTTTATTGCCGAATACTCAATAGAACGGACTGGGTTTACATCACGGAACAAGTCTCTTCCAGGCACTATATACCTATCGCCAAATCGGCGTCCACATCGCTGACCGAGAAAGAAAAACTGTTGTTTCAACTGCAAATATGTAATAAAAGTTTAAGTAATGACCTTGCCCCTACAAAACGTTATAAAGTAGAAAAAAGCAACGTACTCAAGAAACTGACTCACGTATTACTCAGCGAAAAGAAGACAGCATTGGCAAGTAGTTTTGCACTCACTGCATTAGCGACCAGGTTTAGCTTTAAGTGGGCGGCCTATGCTTTTTTCTTATGGTTGCGTAGTAAATTTTAA
- the gmhB gene encoding D-glycero-beta-D-manno-heptose 1,7-bisphosphate 7-phosphatase: MTTQKALFLDRDGVINKEKHYCHKIEEFEFLPGVFDLTKAFQERHYRIVVITNQAGIGRGIYTEEDFQHLTKWMIQQFSLRSITIDAVYHCPHHPTHGIGKYKTTCLCRKPAPGMIKQAQSAFNIDLAQSVLIGDKVSDIQAGKNAGIGHNYLVTTGHQLAATDKEQADKVFSGLIELKDYLLEHTNE, from the coding sequence ATGACCACTCAAAAAGCACTATTTCTTGACCGGGACGGCGTAATAAATAAAGAGAAACACTACTGTCATAAGATAGAGGAGTTCGAGTTTTTACCCGGTGTTTTTGATCTTACCAAGGCGTTTCAGGAGCGGCACTACCGCATTGTTGTAATTACTAACCAGGCAGGGATTGGACGAGGTATCTACACCGAAGAGGATTTTCAGCATCTGACAAAGTGGATGATTCAGCAGTTTAGCTTGCGTTCCATCACAATAGATGCGGTATATCATTGCCCTCACCACCCAACACACGGTATCGGCAAATACAAAACAACCTGTCTTTGTCGAAAGCCAGCACCAGGCATGATAAAACAGGCGCAATCGGCGTTTAATATAGACCTTGCACAAAGCGTACTTATTGGTGATAAAGTAAGTGATATTCAAGCTGGTAAAAATGCCGGTATAGGGCATAACTACTTAGTGACAACCGGCCATCAATTAGCAGCAACAGATAAGGAACAAGCAGATAAGGTCTTCTCCGGTTTAATAGAACTAAAAGATTATCTGCTGGAACATACCAATGAGTAA
- a CDS encoding arsenate reductase/protein-tyrosine-phosphatase family protein has protein sequence MISALVLGEDTRSFLSVIRSLGEMGIFVDVVCYDQTSPALKSKWINKAWFYNYQAYTSDQWITAVAALIEKNAYSMVFPCDERAIYPLLSNREKLNGLTKLALPNKSVRDNLFDKHLTREVAESCGVRVARGDLLSLENTQYALLRDKYTSKFVIKPTESFSENKLSSRNKVAIISNEQEYVHYLQHSDIVNQQFLVEEYFSGTGEGISLMACKGHVQYLFAHTRVNEPRSGGGSSYRKAIPVDKAMADACIAMCAATDYDGVGMFEFKRNRTTGEWILIEVNARFWGSLPLAIHAGIDFPRHYANYLMGNYELKRTPVTDYNTNAYARSFTNDIYDIRGEMQYLWSTVNPFAATLSAVKRLGSLARVVSSEKIDSYDASDKQPFAEEFRQLLNATVIDKLARQFPQRHSNTSMNALLRALYTLEGQGRLVFVCYGNIMRSPLAAEFSAIFLRNTQLHFTVDSFGFHQHEDRQSPQECIAAARFLGIDLTTHRSKRLLQSHLTDNDIVFIFDQKNQHNIDKYYDVKYVFNLADFVPAGLGQFNEITDPYGSGQEAVNRCYLLIIEALKNVFERYLVLKA, from the coding sequence ATGATTTCGGCGTTAGTACTGGGCGAAGATACACGCAGCTTCTTAAGTGTTATCCGCTCTTTAGGTGAAATGGGTATCTTCGTGGATGTTGTTTGCTACGATCAAACCTCCCCCGCATTAAAATCTAAATGGATAAACAAGGCATGGTTTTACAACTACCAGGCTTACACCAGTGACCAATGGATTACAGCTGTTGCGGCGCTCATTGAGAAAAACGCTTATTCAATGGTGTTCCCCTGTGATGAACGGGCTATCTATCCGTTGCTTAGCAACCGTGAAAAATTAAATGGATTAACCAAACTCGCGTTGCCAAATAAGTCAGTACGGGATAATTTATTTGATAAACATCTCACCAGGGAAGTGGCTGAATCCTGCGGTGTGAGAGTGGCCAGGGGAGATTTGTTGTCACTGGAGAATACTCAATACGCACTGTTGCGGGACAAATACACCTCTAAATTCGTAATTAAACCCACTGAATCTTTTAGTGAGAACAAGTTATCCAGCCGCAACAAAGTGGCTATCATCAGCAATGAACAAGAATATGTTCATTATCTACAGCACAGTGACATCGTAAACCAACAATTTTTAGTTGAAGAATACTTCAGCGGCACCGGTGAAGGCATTTCGTTGATGGCCTGTAAAGGTCACGTGCAATATTTATTTGCCCATACCAGGGTTAACGAACCTCGCAGCGGTGGCGGAAGCTCCTACCGTAAAGCTATTCCTGTCGATAAGGCCATGGCCGACGCCTGTATTGCCATGTGCGCAGCGACCGATTATGACGGCGTTGGCATGTTTGAATTTAAGCGTAACCGCACAACCGGTGAGTGGATACTGATTGAGGTTAATGCCAGGTTCTGGGGGTCGCTGCCTTTAGCGATTCATGCTGGCATTGATTTTCCGCGCCATTATGCCAACTACTTAATGGGTAACTACGAATTAAAACGCACCCCGGTAACCGATTACAACACTAACGCCTATGCCCGCAGCTTCACCAATGATATCTACGATATCCGCGGTGAAATGCAATATCTATGGTCAACCGTTAATCCCTTTGCTGCGACTCTCAGCGCAGTAAAGAGGTTAGGGTCTCTGGCCCGTGTAGTGAGCAGCGAAAAAATTGACAGCTATGACGCCTCCGACAAACAGCCCTTTGCCGAAGAGTTTCGTCAACTTCTCAATGCCACCGTGATCGATAAATTAGCACGTCAATTCCCCCAAAGACATAGCAATACCAGCATGAATGCCTTGTTAAGAGCACTGTACACATTGGAAGGCCAAGGACGTTTGGTATTTGTCTGTTATGGTAATATTATGCGCAGCCCGCTGGCAGCCGAGTTCAGCGCTATATTCCTGCGCAATACGCAACTACACTTTACCGTTGACTCTTTTGGCTTTCACCAACACGAAGACCGACAGAGCCCGCAAGAATGCATTGCTGCGGCCCGTTTTTTGGGCATTGATCTCACTACGCATCGCTCTAAACGCCTGTTGCAATCCCATTTAACCGACAACGACATCGTGTTTATTTTCGATCAAAAAAACCAACACAATATCGACAAATATTACGATGTTAAGTATGTATTTAACCTGGCCGATTTTGTTCCTGCTGGGTTGGGTCAGTTTAATGAAATTACCGATCCTTATGGCAGCGGTCAGGAAGCCGTAAACCGATGCTATCTGTTAATCATTGAAGCGTTGAAAAATGTTTTTGAACGCTACCTCGTGCTTAAAGCATAA
- a CDS encoding GNAT family N-acetyltransferase, giving the protein MVAIVVSSKPVGAIDHLQQEWQTLYQHSSPNPFLNWDWISSYFRHANCGQLIFIKAELGDELVGAGFVVLQKKRMTVSAHLNRYGSAVHDQPWVEYNDFLLHKTHAQRARVALVEHCINHLKWDEFIVGASIKQALSVYALFELQNETKWYSHTYQTNLAKFSDGNAYLSSLSRNTRYQINRSIREYEKYGILNVSVAASADEALQWFEEAAPHHITRWKNTDVGSGFTNPLFVEFHHNLIRAAFDKGRIDMIKVSAGPKVISYLYNFKEGKNVYFYLSANVYDEVLVHTKPGLVGHYLTQCHYIAAGITLYDFMGGESQYKRSLSNQSMPLIIDSFKRRSLTNRVVKRLKAFKQRINTRPHEITWQDKELIVTGGSINSGNSPKYNKALAVKLTISGNGDITEQQRLCYQSSPPEQSAATNILFKSGHLQGNSLYVTTETEVLEIDINTMCVRNQHTNPRFNDLHHVLPLGDSLYIANTGLDCVDILNTATGIIRSESIVAGSVAREGRGKDWRALSSTKPHLAHPNFCFLRDNEVWVTRCDFMDAVCISDPSKKLFIGDGLVHDGVVTDKFMYFTTVNGRIKVFDKNTLTLTSEVDLAIIAPQWNGWFRGITPVASGQVLVGMSQTRSSKRRSHSPQQSMLLLVDVFTAQVIQTWPVGKLGLDAVFSVLEVPKR; this is encoded by the coding sequence GTGGTAGCTATCGTTGTTAGTTCTAAACCTGTTGGCGCCATCGATCATCTGCAACAGGAATGGCAGACCCTTTATCAGCATTCATCGCCCAATCCGTTTTTAAACTGGGATTGGATCTCGAGCTACTTCAGACACGCTAACTGTGGCCAACTGATATTCATCAAAGCCGAGTTGGGTGACGAATTGGTGGGCGCAGGCTTTGTTGTTTTGCAAAAAAAACGGATGACGGTGTCAGCCCATCTCAATCGATATGGATCTGCCGTGCACGATCAGCCCTGGGTTGAATACAATGATTTTTTGCTACACAAAACGCATGCGCAACGAGCACGGGTAGCATTGGTAGAACATTGTATTAATCACTTAAAGTGGGATGAGTTCATTGTTGGCGCTTCCATCAAACAGGCGCTGTCTGTCTACGCGCTGTTTGAACTGCAAAACGAAACGAAATGGTACAGTCATACCTATCAGACCAATCTTGCAAAGTTCAGCGACGGTAATGCCTATCTCTCGTCACTTTCACGAAATACTCGCTATCAAATTAACCGCAGTATCAGGGAGTATGAAAAATACGGTATCCTGAACGTAAGCGTGGCCGCTTCAGCCGATGAGGCTTTACAATGGTTTGAGGAGGCAGCCCCTCACCATATTACCCGGTGGAAAAACACCGATGTGGGTAGCGGCTTTACTAATCCTTTATTTGTAGAGTTTCATCACAATTTGATCCGTGCAGCCTTTGATAAAGGCAGAATTGACATGATCAAAGTGTCTGCGGGCCCAAAAGTCATTTCCTATCTCTACAACTTTAAAGAAGGTAAGAACGTCTATTTCTACCTTTCTGCGAATGTTTACGATGAAGTTCTCGTACATACAAAACCTGGCCTGGTGGGTCATTATCTCACCCAGTGCCACTACATTGCCGCTGGCATAACGTTGTATGATTTTATGGGTGGTGAGTCGCAATACAAACGGTCGTTATCAAACCAAAGCATGCCGTTGATTATCGATAGTTTTAAACGTCGCTCTCTCACGAACCGGGTAGTCAAGCGGCTCAAGGCATTTAAGCAACGTATAAATACCCGTCCGCATGAGATCACATGGCAAGACAAGGAACTTATTGTCACAGGTGGCTCTATCAATAGCGGCAACAGCCCAAAATACAATAAAGCGCTGGCAGTTAAGCTCACTATTTCAGGCAATGGCGACATTACTGAACAACAGAGGCTGTGCTATCAATCCAGCCCGCCGGAGCAGTCTGCCGCCACTAACATTCTGTTTAAATCGGGCCATTTGCAAGGCAATAGCTTATATGTCACAACCGAAACAGAAGTGCTTGAAATAGACATCAATACTATGTGCGTGCGAAACCAGCACACCAACCCGCGCTTTAACGATTTGCATCATGTGTTGCCGTTGGGAGATTCTCTGTACATTGCCAATACGGGCTTAGACTGCGTCGACATTTTAAATACTGCCACAGGCATCATTCGGTCGGAGTCTATTGTGGCGGGCTCTGTCGCCAGAGAAGGCCGCGGTAAAGACTGGCGCGCGCTGAGTTCAACCAAGCCCCACTTAGCACATCCCAACTTTTGCTTTTTAAGGGACAACGAAGTATGGGTAACCCGTTGCGACTTCATGGACGCAGTGTGCATATCGGACCCGTCTAAAAAACTCTTTATCGGTGATGGCTTGGTACACGACGGCGTGGTAACCGATAAATTCATGTACTTTACAACCGTTAATGGCCGTATCAAGGTATTTGATAAAAATACCCTGACGCTCACATCAGAAGTGGATCTGGCGATCATCGCCCCGCAATGGAATGGCTGGTTCAGGGGTATTACCCCCGTTGCATCCGGGCAGGTGTTGGTTGGTATGAGTCAAACCAGGAGCTCAAAACGGCGGAGTCACTCGCCACAACAGTCAATGTTATTACTGGTAGATGTTTTTACCGCGCAAGTAATACAAACCTGGCCGGTGGGCAAATTAGGACTGGATGCGGTATTTAGTGTGTTAGAGGTACCCAAGCGATGA
- a CDS encoding acyltransferase family protein has protein sequence MKANLTKNHIRGLDSLRGLMALWVAIAHTLMTFDIYVPAELARVFNVAYAVDVFMILSGFVIFLLLDTQRESFNAFIVRRAYRLFPVYLIALAISALTINWQIEVWSNLDSSGAYYNGRLATLEESSNHYWPHLLTHLVLLQGLFSELLTYSDFTFIEPAWSLTLEWQFYLVVPFIFYSLISSSKQYRLLVIAAILASTYGSFGSGFLANNIHFFIVGMASYYLYKNIDKIGFTHLPLVCLCIALVLRNIPMTIWFVCLYGLLSQNWFGSILQMVLHRRILIYVGKTSYPIYVIHTLCIYPCLLLSAALFPDSAPLFVSFAVLSTLCLTVVLSSVLHHLVEVPMIRWGKAVSGRFNKHSNI, from the coding sequence ATGAAGGCCAATTTAACCAAAAATCATATTCGAGGATTAGATTCCCTCCGTGGACTAATGGCACTGTGGGTGGCGATTGCGCACACTCTGATGACTTTTGATATTTACGTACCAGCGGAATTGGCCAGAGTTTTCAATGTAGCTTACGCAGTAGATGTTTTTATGATCCTTAGCGGGTTTGTAATTTTTCTTCTATTGGATACTCAGCGAGAGTCTTTTAATGCGTTTATTGTGCGCCGAGCCTATAGATTGTTTCCTGTCTATCTTATTGCATTGGCTATTTCAGCTTTAACCATTAACTGGCAAATTGAAGTCTGGAGTAATTTGGATTCAAGCGGTGCTTATTACAATGGACGGTTGGCAACTTTGGAGGAATCGAGTAATCATTACTGGCCTCATTTATTAACTCATTTGGTATTATTGCAAGGTTTATTTAGTGAACTTCTAACCTATAGCGATTTCACCTTCATTGAGCCTGCGTGGAGTCTCACTCTGGAGTGGCAGTTCTATCTTGTTGTTCCTTTTATTTTTTATTCATTAATATCCTCAAGTAAACAATATCGACTGTTAGTAATTGCTGCCATTTTGGCTTCTACGTATGGGTCGTTCGGCTCTGGATTTCTAGCCAACAATATTCACTTTTTTATTGTTGGGATGGCTTCTTATTATCTCTACAAAAATATTGATAAAATTGGTTTTACCCATTTACCATTAGTGTGTCTGTGCATTGCTTTAGTTCTCAGAAATATACCAATGACCATTTGGTTTGTATGTCTATACGGACTTTTGAGTCAAAACTGGTTCGGTTCAATACTGCAAATGGTATTGCATCGCAGAATTCTAATATATGTGGGTAAAACATCTTATCCTATTTACGTTATTCATACGCTTTGTATCTATCCTTGTTTGCTTTTATCTGCGGCTTTGTTTCCGGATTCGGCGCCACTTTTTGTTTCTTTCGCGGTGCTCTCTACACTATGTTTAACTGTAGTACTGAGTAGCGTGCTACATCATCTTGTAGAGGTTCCAATGATCCGTTGGGGCAAGGCAGTTTCAGGACGATTCAATAAACATTCGAATATTTGA
- a CDS encoding YdcF family protein: MKEFIVWLTAPLHLLTFIMGLAALVKLLNNETLARRLVITALTLFIISSQNYVADLLLYPLERFKSDKNYSKPPRYILPLACSYDTELLASNETARYSECSLQRLAQAAILNQQLNVPIIVTGGHFLADDSISYAQVASTYLRALGVPQQSVITVNAGTDTYSELEAAASIIADNVVIAVSSASHHRRLLMIAEDLHIQLLFSAVDYQGRAGLMPYLSLPNRTALEGFQRAMYEYMALLKFHIQSKWNKS, translated from the coding sequence ATGAAAGAGTTTATTGTGTGGCTTACTGCCCCTTTGCATTTACTGACCTTTATTATGGGCTTAGCAGCACTGGTTAAATTATTGAACAATGAGACATTAGCCAGGCGCCTGGTTATCACCGCACTAACATTGTTTATCATCAGCTCGCAGAATTATGTCGCCGATCTCTTATTATATCCGCTGGAACGCTTTAAGAGCGATAAAAATTACAGCAAACCACCGCGCTATATTTTGCCTCTGGCATGTAGTTATGACACCGAACTACTGGCTTCAAATGAGACGGCCAGGTACTCGGAATGTTCACTACAGCGGCTTGCTCAAGCGGCCATATTAAACCAGCAGCTCAACGTACCTATTATTGTAACAGGTGGGCATTTTTTAGCAGATGATTCTATATCCTATGCACAGGTCGCCAGTACTTATTTGCGTGCGCTCGGCGTTCCTCAGCAATCGGTCATAACCGTTAATGCCGGCACGGATACCTATTCTGAACTCGAGGCGGCGGCCTCCATCATTGCAGACAATGTGGTTATCGCGGTATCCAGTGCGTCCCATCACCGCCGACTCTTAATGATAGCCGAAGACCTTCACATTCAACTTCTCTTTTCGGCAGTTGATTATCAGGGCCGGGCCGGGTTAATGCCTTATCTTTCATTACCTAATCGCACGGCCCTTGAGGGGTTTCAGCGAGCAATGTATGAATATATGGCACTTTTGAAATTCCACATTCAATCCAAGTGGAATAAAAGTTAG
- a CDS encoding S1 family peptidase codes for MNSVKQISKSVGAIGLYTPLEARAPAILGTGFVVGNGEYAITNHHVVDKPLNPEIVQHYVFMSGVGQQVNIVKAEVIRIDPVHDLALLKLAEHLPPVSLGSNELLPPGTDIAFTGFPIGAVLGLFPATHKGIISAITPDAIPARGADQLSTEMLKRLGASQLIYQLDATAYPGNSGSPVFLPESGAVVGVINKVIVKDTKESALSSPSGISYAVPVEHVLKLIPED; via the coding sequence GTGAATAGCGTTAAGCAGATCTCAAAAAGTGTGGGAGCAATCGGCTTATATACGCCTTTAGAGGCCAGAGCGCCGGCAATTTTAGGCACCGGGTTTGTGGTAGGGAATGGTGAGTATGCTATTACTAACCATCATGTAGTCGACAAGCCGTTAAACCCCGAAATCGTGCAGCACTATGTTTTTATGAGCGGGGTAGGACAGCAGGTAAACATTGTAAAGGCAGAGGTGATTCGCATTGATCCGGTTCATGATCTGGCGTTGTTAAAGCTCGCAGAGCATTTGCCTCCGGTGTCGCTTGGCAGCAACGAATTATTACCCCCCGGAACAGATATTGCGTTTACTGGCTTCCCCATTGGTGCAGTCTTAGGACTGTTTCCTGCCACCCACAAAGGGATTATTTCGGCAATAACTCCAGATGCTATTCCAGCCAGAGGTGCGGATCAGCTCTCTACTGAAATGCTGAAAAGACTGGGTGCCTCTCAACTTATTTATCAGTTAGATGCCACCGCTTATCCGGGGAATTCCGGTAGCCCTGTCTTTTTGCCAGAATCGGGGGCTGTAGTAGGCGTGATAAATAAAGTTATTGTCAAAGATACTAAAGAAAGTGCACTTTCCAGTCCCTCTGGGATTTCTTACGCCGTGCCTGTCGAGCATGTATTAAAACTAATACCAGAAGACTGA
- a CDS encoding HprK-related kinase A, with protein sequence MNISIASGLYRYSVANVSETIYHQLKLLYDDALSTTATGWCDFALKIENTSLVRRILRPQRVVNIEGQLPFNPIAPAKLLPTIEWSLNWCVAAYEHQKLILHSSVVAKNGQAILLPAASGSGKTTLATYLGAHGWEMFSDELAVLDLHSNRVNPLFRPASLKNDSINIIRKSCPSVTFSATTAATHKGDIAHAKLYSYEQFNTFGKCPVNAVVFPKYVAQSNTKVMTLSQAEGFASLTRQGFNYNVLGTKGFSTLATVATNSRFYYVEYSDLADMSDLLTEVLAKQC encoded by the coding sequence TTGAATATAAGTATAGCTAGTGGTCTTTATCGCTACAGCGTAGCTAATGTTTCTGAAACGATTTATCACCAGCTTAAGCTATTATATGACGATGCCCTGAGTACAACCGCAACCGGCTGGTGTGACTTTGCCCTGAAGATAGAAAACACCTCCCTGGTAAGACGTATTCTAAGGCCCCAACGTGTTGTCAACATTGAAGGGCAGTTGCCTTTTAACCCCATTGCACCTGCAAAATTATTACCCACTATCGAATGGTCCTTAAATTGGTGTGTGGCGGCGTACGAACATCAAAAGCTGATCCTTCACTCTTCGGTAGTTGCCAAAAACGGTCAGGCAATACTATTACCGGCGGCATCGGGCTCGGGTAAAACTACCCTGGCGACATACCTTGGTGCCCACGGCTGGGAAATGTTTTCTGACGAATTAGCTGTGCTCGATTTACACAGCAACAGGGTTAACCCGCTTTTTCGGCCAGCGTCGCTCAAAAATGATTCTATCAACATTATAAGAAAGTCTTGTCCTTCGGTGACGTTCTCAGCTACGACGGCCGCAACACACAAAGGTGATATTGCTCACGCAAAACTGTATAGCTACGAACAGTTTAATACCTTTGGTAAGTGTCCCGTTAACGCGGTAGTGTTTCCTAAATATGTGGCTCAAAGCAATACTAAGGTGATGACGCTTTCGCAAGCTGAAGGGTTTGCCTCACTGACCCGGCAGGGGTTTAATTATAATGTATTAGGCACTAAAGGTTTCAGTACCCTGGCTACTGTCGCGACAAACAGCCGATTTTACTACGTCGAATACTCTGACCTTGCTGATATGTCTGACTTATTAACTGAGGTGCTGGCAAAGCAATGTTAA
- a CDS encoding nucleotidyltransferase domain-containing protein — protein MLTPEDIKATLCQLHIEHLEHEQWNDLFRVLRHKSMAASFYLRLQRVGKESLIPESIKPAFLSAVTFAEAQTRQVRIQLKKLSLLFATHQIEFVMLKGAAYVAADTPNSEGRLMSDIDICVRHSELPDTERALLNTGWQIKELDDYDEKFYRQWCHEIPPYKHPFDGVSLDVHHTLFPPVANKSIDTAALYKSARPGVYGAKYPGVEWLVFHSTIHLIANEDAENGLRDLTDIYELLTYYEHTIDYQRLSELFYQSGFVMEFALIRQLLLEYFAYQVPSGKITDKCTESLWFNLRLWAVRWAICPASEYIAGSQRPVPRMLNYLVGYASKMPILLLIRHLGYKSAKSIIRFLLGEFYFRKKSK, from the coding sequence ATGTTAACGCCTGAAGATATAAAAGCGACCCTCTGCCAACTGCATATTGAGCATCTTGAGCATGAGCAATGGAATGACTTGTTCAGAGTGCTGCGTCATAAATCCATGGCTGCCTCGTTTTACCTGCGTTTGCAACGCGTCGGAAAAGAGAGCTTGATTCCAGAGTCAATCAAGCCGGCGTTTTTGTCGGCGGTGACTTTTGCTGAAGCACAGACTCGTCAGGTCAGAATCCAGTTAAAAAAGCTCAGTCTGTTATTTGCCACGCATCAGATTGAGTTTGTTATGCTCAAAGGTGCTGCATACGTTGCTGCAGACACGCCCAATAGTGAAGGGCGACTGATGTCAGATATTGATATTTGTGTTCGTCACAGCGAGCTGCCTGATACCGAAAGGGCGTTGCTAAATACGGGCTGGCAAATAAAAGAGCTGGATGATTACGATGAAAAGTTTTACCGGCAATGGTGCCATGAAATCCCTCCTTATAAGCATCCCTTTGATGGCGTGAGCTTAGACGTTCACCATACGTTATTTCCACCCGTCGCCAATAAATCTATTGATACTGCAGCGTTGTACAAGTCGGCCAGACCCGGGGTTTACGGCGCTAAATATCCAGGTGTAGAGTGGCTGGTCTTTCACTCAACTATTCACCTTATCGCTAATGAAGATGCCGAAAATGGCCTGCGCGATCTGACCGACATTTATGAGTTGCTGACATATTATGAACACACTATTGATTATCAGCGATTGTCAGAGTTATTTTATCAAAGTGGCTTCGTGATGGAGTTTGCACTGATAAGGCAGCTGTTGCTGGAATATTTTGCTTACCAGGTGCCGTCGGGTAAGATAACGGATAAATGCACAGAGTCGCTTTGGTTTAACCTGCGGCTTTGGGCTGTTCGATGGGCAATATGCCCGGCCAGTGAATACATAGCGGGTTCACAACGGCCGGTTCCTCGTATGCTCAATTACCTTGTTGGCTATGCTAGCAAAATGCCAATACTATTATTAATTAGACACTTGGGCTACAAAAGCGCCAAAAGCATTATCAGGTTTTTGTTGGGCGAATTCTATTTCAGGAAGAAATCAAAATGA